One segment of Aquimarina sp. BL5 DNA contains the following:
- a CDS encoding acylase: MKPNLLFTFIIVSFLTYSCTSQEKTKTQIAWDTWGVPHITADTVEELFYAQGWAQMHNHANLILKLYGGARGKGAEYWGQEQFGNDRLVHTLGFDQLADDWEKNQDPELKIIYTSFINGMNAYATLHPEAIDEKNKVVLPLTTKDVNMHSMYVIFTRFIAGNDLGHIQQWPDMGSNAYAIAPSRSASGNAMLVQNPHLPWWQEFLFFESHLNLKGKNMYGATLVGFPGIAIGFNKNLGWTHTNNTIDNADTYELNLKGKGYLLDGKQKAFETSSKTIKIKLKDGKMIDEEIPILKTVHGPVVNKTENKVLALRMVGLDKPNMLLQWWRMINSNTFNEFESALKMAQIPFWNVMYADKTGDIFYLFNGLVPKRTENAWAYWDRIIPGGKSADIWSEVHQYADLPKVKNPVNGWLQNANDPPWTSTIPMSLNPNDFPGYMSPQSMSFRPQRSARMLIEDESITFDELVDYKLSTHLEFADRILDDLFIAIDASDSELAKRAKIVLQNWDRTADADSKGMLLFYSWAQKFNVWNDTNYKEKWNIDKPNTTPDGIADPDRAVQLLEKTVRELETKFGSLDIAWGEYYRINYNGKNLPANGADGSMGIFRVAWPGGRNDDHMFVGGGDSWVGVIEFGDTVKAKVLLSYGNATQKDSPHYGDQLELFSKKELRDAWFTKAEVKSNTKRIEVMTDNGFREKK; the protein is encoded by the coding sequence ATGAAACCTAATCTTCTTTTTACTTTTATTATCGTTTCTTTTTTAACTTACTCTTGTACTTCCCAAGAAAAAACAAAAACTCAAATTGCCTGGGATACCTGGGGTGTTCCCCATATTACAGCCGACACTGTAGAAGAATTGTTCTATGCCCAAGGATGGGCTCAAATGCATAATCACGCAAATCTTATTTTAAAACTTTATGGAGGCGCTAGAGGAAAAGGAGCAGAATACTGGGGTCAAGAGCAATTTGGTAATGATAGACTAGTGCACACTTTAGGTTTTGATCAATTAGCAGATGATTGGGAAAAAAATCAAGACCCCGAACTAAAAATCATATACACATCTTTTATAAACGGAATGAATGCGTATGCAACATTACATCCTGAGGCGATTGATGAAAAGAATAAAGTGGTTTTACCTTTAACCACAAAAGACGTGAATATGCACAGTATGTATGTCATTTTTACACGTTTCATTGCAGGAAACGATTTAGGCCACATTCAACAATGGCCTGATATGGGTTCTAACGCTTATGCTATAGCTCCTAGTCGTTCCGCTTCTGGGAATGCAATGTTGGTTCAAAATCCTCATTTGCCCTGGTGGCAAGAATTTTTGTTTTTTGAGTCTCATTTAAATTTAAAAGGTAAAAACATGTACGGTGCTACGCTGGTCGGTTTCCCCGGAATCGCCATTGGTTTTAATAAAAATCTTGGCTGGACTCATACGAATAACACCATAGATAATGCTGACACCTATGAATTAAACCTCAAAGGCAAAGGCTATCTATTGGATGGTAAACAGAAAGCGTTTGAAACTTCATCAAAAACAATTAAGATAAAACTTAAAGATGGTAAAATGATTGATGAAGAAATTCCGATACTAAAAACGGTTCACGGTCCTGTAGTAAATAAAACTGAAAATAAAGTTTTAGCCTTACGTATGGTAGGTTTAGACAAACCTAATATGTTATTACAGTGGTGGCGAATGATCAATAGCAATACCTTTAATGAATTTGAATCTGCTCTAAAAATGGCACAAATTCCTTTTTGGAATGTGATGTACGCTGATAAAACAGGAGATATTTTTTATCTATTCAATGGTTTAGTCCCCAAACGAACAGAAAATGCCTGGGCGTACTGGGATCGTATAATTCCTGGTGGTAAATCTGCTGATATCTGGAGCGAAGTTCATCAGTATGCTGATTTACCAAAAGTCAAAAACCCTGTAAACGGTTGGCTACAAAATGCCAATGACCCACCATGGACAAGTACCATTCCTATGTCTTTGAACCCAAATGATTTTCCTGGATACATGTCGCCACAAAGTATGAGCTTTAGACCGCAACGTTCTGCTAGAATGCTGATCGAAGACGAGTCCATAACTTTTGATGAATTAGTAGATTACAAATTGTCCACCCATTTAGAATTTGCAGACAGGATTTTAGATGATTTATTCATAGCGATTGATGCTTCTGATTCCGAATTGGCTAAAAGAGCTAAAATCGTTTTACAAAATTGGGACAGAACCGCAGATGCAGATAGTAAGGGTATGCTTTTATTTTATAGTTGGGCACAAAAATTTAATGTATGGAACGATACCAATTACAAAGAAAAATGGAATATAGACAAACCCAATACCACGCCAGATGGTATTGCAGATCCTGACCGTGCGGTTCAATTATTAGAAAAAACTGTACGGGAATTAGAAACAAAGTTTGGAAGCCTGGATATTGCATGGGGAGAATATTATAGAATCAACTACAATGGTAAAAATTTACCAGCAAACGGCGCTGATGGATCTATGGGCATATTCCGTGTTGCATGGCCAGGTGGTCGTAATGATGACCATATGTTTGTAGGTGGTGGTGATTCCTGGGTAGGTGTTATTGAGTTTGGTGATACCGTAAAAGCAAAAGTGTTATTATCTTATGGTAACGCAACCCAGAAAGATTCTCCACATTACGGAGATCAGTTAGAGTTATTTTCTAAAAAAGAACTGCGTGATGCCTGGTTTACAAAAGCAGAAGTAAAATCAAATACGAAACGAATTGAGGTGATGACTGACAATGGATTTCGAGAAAAAAAGTAA